Within Rhododendron vialii isolate Sample 1 chromosome 12a, ASM3025357v1, the genomic segment CATTTTCCTAGCAGACCCTCAATTTTTCTACCACAGGAGAAATACCTAAGATTTAGGGCCTTGCATTGTCATTCTCATTTCGGTTGTTTATCGGTATTCATTGAACTTGATTTTTATCATACTTgaagaactcgacgagctctacacaATGAacagttttgattattgatgtGGGTCTGAAATAAGCCCACAAAAATTGAAACTGGATCAGAATGAAGGGTAAACACACACCTTagtccaccccccccccccccccaaagtaTATGAATCAGCACAGTTCTCTCCCCACTTTGAATACTTGTTTCGGTGTCTCCGGCTGTCGCGTTGTTTTTGGTCTCAATTCACTGGTGATCTGCCCTAGGCCACATAATCATTTTGCTCTCAATCTTCGCTTTGTACTTTCACTTTCAATCGTTGCTTTCACAAATTCTACTAATTTGAGATGTTTTCAAGAGGCGCTTTCACGCTCTCTGTTGCCGCTTTTGGTCGCCCGCACCCGAAAAGTATGTTACACAGAATATGTCCCAAAAGATAGCCCAAAAGTCCCACCCTTTTACCTTCATGAGAGGATAAGTCGCGAAGCATGTGGGACCTCTGGTCCACTTTTCCTTGGGGTCCAACCATGAATCCATGAGTGGCTGGAAATGAAAAATGGCGAAGTCGTCCCGTAACACTGAAGAATACTCCACTACAAAGGTGAAAGTACACAGAAATCCCCTTAATTATGCCTTTTTTACGAAGACCCCCTTATGTTTAAAATCATCCATACAGATTTCCTCAACTATATGAAATTAACCAATCAGCACTCTTCTGTACAATTTttagggaggggggggggggggtgtagACAATTTTTAAGGAGTAGAATCGTCATTTCCGCATGTACAGAGTtagccaattttttatttcatataatTGAGGGAGTTTGTATAATTGATTTTAAACACGTTTGAGGGTCTCCGCGTGTACTTTCACCAAATACAAACGAAAAATTGTGATAAAAGAGAGAAGGTGATCCCCCTTACTACCCCACAGGAGATCACAGCTCATCACATGATCAAATACCACCCTCTCAACTACTAAGCTTTACACTTTTTAACCTTTTTGGATTCTCCCTTCCTTCCTTGTCCACTTGTTATATACCCACAGCCGCACTCTACTCCTTGACACTCTACTGAAACGAATTGATCAGAAACAAAGTTTCAGCAGTAGTAGACATTCACATGGAAAGAAAAGTACTTTCCAAAACAATGACGCTGGCAGATGTGAGTTCAACCGGCCGGGAAGCCTGTCCCGCGATTGGTTTCAGTCCCACGAAGCCATGTCACGAACGTGGCGATCACAAGGCTGACAAGGAGTTAGCCGACGAATATAAAGACGAAATAGATTCCTGGTTGTCGCTTGACCCCGATAGCGACGGTGATCAGCAGAATAGTAATGGGTACTCTTGTGGGGAGGTTGATTGTTGTTTAGACCATAAAGGGTATAATTCAGGTTTCGAAAATGATCAGTGCCAAGTTTGCTACAATCCCCAGCAGTGTCAGTACGGCATTTACCAGGGGAATATTACTACAAGTGAAAGGCTTGTGACCTTCCCATTAGTGGGAGCCTCGGAACAACAACCAGAACAACAATACTGGAAGGACTTTAACTTGGGAATGGAATACGAGATGGCGAAAGCTCGGTTCGTTCACAACCCTTTGGGGAGTCAGAGTGTAAGATCATGACTTTCATTTCCTTTCCCTTAATTTTATGGTTAGGCACTATCGATCCTATACTCTTTTGAGCTGCACTTTATGGAATTCTTAGATTGTTCTTGACTCTCAAACATCTGTTTTCTAAACTGGAAGCCTAGACTAGCTTACCAGAATCAGTTTCTAAAACCATCCACTAAGAATGTTATCTGAAAGTTTTTAGTGAAACTGCTTCCAAAAACAGAAACTAAGGGAGCGTTTggtaatctttttgtttttagttttttgttttagttattacttttttgaaaattaatgaaGGAAACTTATTTGGTGAcaagttttttacttttttgtttttcataaactatgGAAACTacgaaaatgtgttttttttattagaaattaccaaacatgtttcttatttttgtttttatgaaaatataaatttgtttctacttctagtttcttaaaaacaaaaaactgaaaaggcTACCAAACGCACCCAACATGGCTCTTCTTCTATCCTTCTGCTAAAAGGTAGCTTTAATCTTCCTACCGGTATATCTTTAGCTCCTTATAGGCCCTACAAAATGCACAATTTGGATTTATCTAAAAAAATGCGCAAAGAGGGCTCACAGTGGTGCTGGCGAAACCCCCCTTGTCCGGCCCATCCAGACAGAATTTAATGTCTTATATCTTGTGAACTGGGTCCCGAAAGGcgctttgttttctttcttctagCTTTTCATTCTTTCCTGGCATAAAGTAGGATCACTTTCATCGTtttatatgagttttttttttaatttttttttatgtttttatacttttctgattccttttATCGAAACGAAAATATGATGTAAAATTTATTaattgaaaagaataaaaaagacCATGCAAAAAAAAGTCCCTAAAAAGTTTGTCCAAACTCACCCCAAGAATTCTATATCGAAGGCTTGGCATGGTGGGAAAATTTTTAGTgctgggtgggtaccacgtggtacctgctcggtgcatccgagccgtccatggtgtttttggatggctcgaatTTGAAGAGCGAAAAAGGatagagaaagtgttggggtgagaagagagaggatttcaattcggtccaaaagtgtattggacggcccggatgtgcCAAGCGGATACCGGGTAGGTATACTTTTGAACAGCCCGAATGTGCtgagcggataccacgtggaATTTACCCActcggcaccgaaaaatttctcggcCTGGTGGGTTAAAAAGCCTGGGGATCTGCACGGATTCCCGTCCATAATTCAATAGATCGTCCATTTGCAGCATCACTTGATTCCGGGGAGATTCAAAATATTTGCGGAAGATTCTTCTATGCACGACCAGACCAAGATTTTAAATAGCAGTATCAATATGTAGTTAGCGAAAACGGTAACGATGCGTAATGTGATCCGGGTGTAGCAGTCTTGAATTTTCAAAGATCATTTTCTCTCAATGAAATAATTTCTGGAGTGCCTAAATCGGTCATAGATCGGTCGAGTAGCTTCCACATTGACCTTAAACCAGTACGTGAATAGGACAAGAACCCATATATAGCAGGAATAGGCCGATACACACAGGTCGTCTTTTAATCTTACCAGTACACCGGGGTTTAAGAATATCGAAAGACCAAAAAGATGCATGCATAGCAAACGATATGCTACGTAATGGCTAGCAATGTAAAAGAACCGTGAAATCAAATGGACCatccaaactaaaccaaaccaatcaaTATTGGTCGTTTTTTTCGATTAGCTTCGGTCTATTCAGTTTTGAAATTGTAAAAAGATAATTTccggttcggtttcggtttaACAATTTGTACAGCAAAACCGAACCG encodes:
- the LOC131311613 gene encoding zinc finger protein HD1-like, whose translation is MERKVLSKTMTLADVSSTGREACPAIGFSPTKPCHERGDHKADKELADEYKDEIDSWLSLDPDSDGDQQNSNGYSCGEVDCCLDHKGYNSGFENDQCQVCYNPQQCQYGIYQGNITTSERLVTFPLVGASEQQPEQQYWKDFNLGMEYEMAKARFVHNPLGSQSVSVPFLDAGIIPEATMRNISDSYGRNPQGQFGTQYSSTALPVPPKFTHIMNREAKVQRYREKRKTRKFEKTIRYASRQAYAETRPRVRGKFAREAEKEESERDQMFSMDTHPHGIGPPF